One segment of Micromonospora parathelypteridis DNA contains the following:
- a CDS encoding ABC transporter ATP-binding protein translates to MTSTTTTPGSATTAVALSGVTKVYGRGANAVLALDGVSLDVAPGEFVCLVGASGCGKSTLLNLVAGLDRVSGGQITLAGDANPGLMFQEPALFPWLTVDANVEVPLKLRRLPRAERRERVAELLRTVHLADFGRKRPHELSGGMRQRVALARTLALETPVLLMDEPFGALDAMTRDILHDELERIWSERKLSVLFVTHNVREAARLADRIILLSSRPGRIIYSTEVNIPRPRRIDSPEVAAIAAEVTERLRTEVGRHGQ, encoded by the coding sequence ATGACGTCGACCACGACGACGCCGGGAAGCGCGACCACTGCGGTCGCGCTCTCCGGCGTGACCAAGGTGTACGGACGCGGGGCGAACGCCGTCCTGGCGCTCGACGGTGTGTCGCTGGACGTCGCGCCCGGCGAGTTCGTCTGCCTGGTCGGCGCCTCCGGCTGCGGCAAGAGCACCCTGCTCAACCTGGTCGCCGGACTGGACCGGGTCAGTGGTGGGCAGATCACCCTGGCCGGCGACGCCAACCCCGGCCTGATGTTCCAGGAGCCGGCGCTCTTTCCGTGGCTGACCGTCGACGCCAACGTGGAGGTGCCGCTGAAGCTGCGCCGGCTGCCCCGGGCCGAGCGCCGCGAGCGGGTGGCCGAGCTGCTGCGCACGGTGCACCTGGCCGACTTCGGGCGCAAGCGCCCGCACGAACTCTCCGGCGGAATGCGGCAGCGGGTCGCACTGGCCCGCACGCTGGCCCTGGAAACCCCGGTGCTGCTCATGGACGAGCCGTTCGGCGCCCTGGACGCGATGACCCGCGACATCCTGCACGACGAGCTGGAACGGATCTGGTCCGAACGCAAGCTCTCGGTGCTCTTCGTCACGCACAACGTCCGTGAAGCCGCCCGACTGGCCGACCGGATCATCCTGCTCTCCAGCCGCCCCGGCCGGATCATCTACTCCACCGAGGTGAACATCCCGCGCCCACGGCGGATCGACTCCCCCGAGGTCGCCGCCATCGCCGCCGAGGTCACCGAGCGACTCCGTACGGAGGTGGGCCGCCATGGCCAGTGA
- a CDS encoding ABC transporter permease has translation MASDTLTSSARTDAEISGLDALEIAGRDKEVTRGARFWAATWPKLAALAIAIAAWQLVVWSGWKPPYSLPGPLEVSRELIAQAQGPQLWDGLLTTLRRAAVGYVFSVAVGLLLGLAVARSTVLRAAIGSMITALQTMPSIAWFPLAILLFELSEKAIFFVVVLGAAPSIANGVISGVDYVPPLLLRAGRNLGARGLNLYRYVIAPAALPAIVAGLKQGWAFSWRSLMAGELLVVGISQTSLGAQLTYSRELSDAPWLLSTMIVILVLGLVVDAAFGAADKAIRRRWGVLDQAGN, from the coding sequence ATGGCCAGTGACACCCTCACCAGCTCGGCGCGTACCGACGCGGAGATCTCCGGCCTCGACGCGCTGGAGATCGCCGGCCGGGACAAGGAGGTCACCCGGGGCGCCCGCTTCTGGGCGGCCACCTGGCCCAAGCTGGCGGCGCTGGCCATCGCCATCGCAGCCTGGCAGTTGGTGGTCTGGTCGGGCTGGAAGCCGCCGTACTCCCTGCCCGGGCCGCTGGAGGTCAGCCGCGAGCTGATCGCTCAGGCCCAGGGCCCGCAGCTCTGGGACGGCCTGCTCACGACGCTGCGGCGGGCCGCCGTCGGGTACGTCTTCTCGGTAGCCGTCGGCCTGCTGCTGGGCTTGGCGGTGGCCCGGTCCACGGTGCTGCGCGCCGCCATCGGCTCGATGATCACGGCGTTGCAGACCATGCCGTCGATCGCCTGGTTCCCGCTGGCCATCCTGCTCTTCGAGCTGAGCGAGAAGGCGATCTTCTTCGTGGTGGTGCTCGGCGCGGCGCCGTCGATCGCCAACGGCGTGATCTCCGGTGTGGACTACGTGCCGCCGCTGCTGCTGCGGGCCGGCCGCAACCTGGGCGCCCGAGGGCTCAACCTCTACCGGTACGTCATCGCACCAGCCGCCCTGCCCGCGATCGTCGCCGGGCTGAAGCAGGGATGGGCGTTCTCCTGGCGCAGCCTGATGGCGGGTGAGCTGCTCGTGGTCGGCATCTCGCAGACCTCGCTCGGCGCCCAGCTGACCTACTCCCGCGAGCTGTCCGACGCACCCTGGCTGCTCTCCACCATGATCGTCATCCTGGTACTCGGCCTGGTCGTGGACGCCGCGTTCGGTGCGGCGGACAAGGCGATCCGGCGGCGCTGGGGCGTGCTCGACCAGGCGGGCAACTGA
- a CDS encoding RrF2 family transcriptional regulator — protein sequence MYVSARSDYALRAMLAVAAGTGGGGDVGGGGGELVKAASLAEVQDIPLSFLQGILLDLRRAGLLHSHRGADGGYALTRPPDEITVGDVLRAVGGTLTTVRGLPAERAGYHGVAAGLTDVWLAVHGAIATVVDSTTLADLLTRHSTDHAPTTS from the coding sequence GTGTACGTCTCCGCGCGCAGCGACTATGCGCTCCGGGCGATGCTCGCCGTCGCCGCCGGTACCGGCGGCGGCGGTGACGTCGGAGGGGGCGGTGGTGAGCTGGTGAAGGCGGCCAGCCTCGCCGAGGTGCAGGACATCCCGCTCAGCTTCCTCCAGGGCATCCTGCTCGACCTGCGGCGAGCGGGTCTGCTGCACAGTCATCGTGGAGCCGACGGCGGGTACGCGCTGACCCGCCCACCCGACGAGATCACCGTCGGGGACGTGCTACGCGCGGTCGGCGGCACGCTCACCACGGTGCGAGGTCTGCCGGCCGAGCGCGCCGGCTATCACGGAGTGGCCGCGGGGCTCACCGATGTCTGGCTGGCGGTGCACGGGGCGATCGCCACGGTGGTCGACAGCACCACCCTGGCCGATCTGCTCACCCGCCACTCGACCGACCACGCCCCCACCACGTCATGA
- a CDS encoding DEAD/DEAH box helicase: MTTVIPSFAHTGLAPALLTALTAQGITEPFPIQSATLPDSLAGRDVLGRGRTGSGKTLAFGLPLLSRTAGRKARPGRPLALVLVPTRELAQQVTTALAPYARSVGLRCATVVGGLSLQRQADALRAGAEVVVATPGRLHDLINRGDARLDQVEITVLDEADQMADMGFLPQVTKLLEQVAPQGQRMLFSATLDGGVDRLVRRFLSNPVTHSVDPGTATVTAMTHHVLHVEAADKPDALTRIAAREGRTILFMGTKHRADRLARQLLSKGVRAAALHGGKSQPQRTRILEQFRNGQVTALVATDVAARGIHVDGLDMVVNVDPPTEAKDYLHRGGRTARAGESGSVVTLVLPEQRRDVSRLMATAGIRPESVQVRSDGEALARVTGAREPSGVPVTIVAPPAPAGRVRTAGGPVADGAARPAHRASGRSRRPRRPRTV; the protein is encoded by the coding sequence GTGACCACAGTTATTCCTTCTTTCGCTCATACCGGTCTGGCACCGGCGCTGCTCACCGCGCTGACCGCGCAGGGCATCACCGAGCCGTTCCCGATCCAGTCGGCGACGCTGCCCGACTCGCTCGCCGGCCGGGATGTGCTTGGTCGGGGCCGTACCGGCTCCGGCAAGACCCTCGCCTTCGGGCTTCCGCTGCTGTCGCGCACCGCTGGCCGTAAGGCCCGCCCGGGTCGTCCGTTGGCCCTGGTGCTGGTGCCGACCCGCGAGCTGGCCCAGCAGGTCACCACCGCGCTGGCCCCGTACGCCCGCAGCGTCGGGCTGCGCTGCGCCACCGTCGTCGGCGGCCTCTCGCTGCAGCGGCAGGCGGACGCCCTGCGCGCCGGCGCCGAGGTCGTTGTCGCCACCCCCGGTCGGCTGCACGATCTGATCAACCGCGGCGACGCCCGGCTCGACCAGGTCGAGATCACCGTGCTGGACGAGGCCGACCAGATGGCCGACATGGGCTTCCTGCCGCAGGTCACCAAGCTGCTCGAGCAGGTCGCACCGCAGGGGCAGCGGATGCTCTTCTCCGCCACCCTGGACGGCGGCGTGGACCGGCTGGTCCGCCGCTTCCTGAGCAACCCGGTCACCCACTCGGTCGACCCGGGCACCGCCACGGTCACCGCGATGACCCACCACGTGCTGCACGTCGAGGCCGCGGACAAGCCCGACGCACTGACCCGGATCGCCGCCCGTGAGGGCCGCACCATCCTGTTCATGGGCACCAAGCACCGCGCCGACCGGCTCGCCCGCCAGTTGCTCTCCAAGGGAGTACGCGCGGCCGCGCTGCACGGCGGCAAGTCCCAGCCGCAGCGCACCCGCATCCTGGAGCAGTTCCGCAACGGCCAGGTGACCGCTCTGGTCGCCACCGATGTGGCGGCCCGGGGCATCCACGTGGATGGCCTGGACATGGTGGTCAACGTGGACCCGCCGACCGAGGCGAAGGACTACCTGCACCGGGGCGGCCGCACCGCCCGGGCCGGCGAGTCCGGTTCCGTGGTCACCCTGGTCCTGCCGGAGCAGCGCCGGGACGTGTCCCGGCTGATGGCCACCGCCGGCATCCGCCCCGAGTCGGTCCAGGTGCGCTCCGATGGCGAGGCGCTGGCCCGGGTGACCGGTGCTCGCGAGCCGTCCGGTGTGCCGGTGACCATCGTTGCCCCGCCGGCACCCGCTGGTCGGGTACGCACCGCTGGCGGCCCGGTCGCCGACGGCGCCGCCCGGCCGGCGCACCGCGCGTCGGGTCGCTCCCGCCGCCCGCGCCGCCCGCGCACCGTCTGA
- the cspE gene encoding transcription antiterminator/RNA stability regulator CspE, whose translation MAIGTVKWFNADKGFGFITPDGGGADVFAHFSAIQSSGYRSLDENQRVEFEVTQGQKGPQAENIRPL comes from the coding sequence ATGGCTATTGGCACCGTGAAGTGGTTCAACGCTGACAAGGGCTTCGGCTTCATCACCCCGGACGGCGGCGGCGCCGACGTCTTCGCCCACTTCTCGGCGATCCAGTCCTCCGGCTACCGGAGCCTGGACGAGAACCAGCGGGTCGAGTTCGAGGTGACCCAGGGCCAGAAGGGCCCGCAGGCGGAGAACATCCGCCCGCTCTGA
- a CDS encoding ATP-dependent helicase, whose amino-acid sequence MSQPTLFGTGPAPAPRLADSGPRYTPVELAKLLRLPAPTREQAAIIAAPVEPLLVVAGAGSGKTETMASRVVWLVANSYVRPEQILGLTFTRKAAGELAHRVRTRLDQLIRRLGRQGRDPLDDPLAGEPTVSTYHSYAGRIVSEHGLRAGYEPSTRLLTEASRWQLVDLLVRNYDGDMSEVDRMPSTITDAVLALAGELDEHLVAPDQLAAWTGRFFAEVQSRPGRVYADVRKALTLQQTRLRLLPLVRAYARRKEDFEAMDFADQLARAARVARDHPAVGEVERDRFRVVLLDEYQDTSHAQVVLLNALFGGGHPVTAVGDPCQSIYGWRGASAGTLDRFPTEFARVDGQPAPALGLTTSWRNRPEILRVANALSTPLRAAGARVPELRSALTVRDPIPHRSPGGAAGGTVHCAMLTTYADEADWIADSVLAAWRGAARMPGAAPEHIPVAQRPTTAVLVRVRSQIPAIESALRERGLPVEVVGLGGLLDTPEVRDVVCTLRVLADPTDGAALLRLLTGARWRIGPRDLVALHRRARAIANARRQLAADDTSEITPDLLDEATLVEALADLGPAQAYSAEGFARLRAYGMELALLRYRLDQALPDLIADIERTIGLDVEVAVRAGRDGAGDAGLARGHLDALGDVAARFSGETPGATLSGFLSYLAAAEDEERGLAPGEVEVVEGAVQVVTAHAAKGLEWDVVAVAGLSRGLWPGPVRNSDHWLGGLGVLPFPLRGDADGLPELALDEAADQRAVARAVTDFTDAWRAHDEREERRLTYVAVTRPRRLLLCSGYWWGEGTKRPRGPSVFLCEIYDACLDGGPGHLIDAWAPEPTPDATNPTAEVVLRAEWPADPLGGRRPALAEAAGLVRRLMTDGPISVVAEPVGSVDAGPMVSVEPAVDPEVARWQREADLLLAERAELTRLSGAVEVALPGQLSVTQLVALRRDPSALARTLRRPVPTEPNPYARRGTAFHAWLEQRFGADRLLDLDELPGAADADAAPDEALVELQERFLASEWADRSPVEVEVPFATVIAGVVVRGRMDAVFARPGGRFDVVDWKTGAQPAGPAAEVAAVQLAVYRLAWADLAGVPVDRVGAAFHYVRHGVTVRPADLLDVTGLTAMIAQLPEDSAQH is encoded by the coding sequence GTGAGTCAGCCCACCCTGTTCGGCACCGGTCCCGCGCCGGCGCCCCGGCTGGCGGACTCCGGCCCCCGGTACACGCCGGTGGAGCTGGCCAAGCTGCTGCGGTTGCCGGCGCCCACCCGGGAGCAGGCCGCGATCATCGCCGCCCCGGTGGAACCGCTGCTGGTGGTCGCGGGCGCCGGGTCGGGCAAGACCGAGACGATGGCCTCGCGGGTGGTCTGGTTGGTGGCCAACTCGTACGTGCGCCCGGAGCAGATCCTCGGGCTGACCTTCACCCGTAAGGCGGCCGGCGAGCTGGCCCACCGGGTCCGCACCCGGCTCGATCAGCTGATCCGCCGACTCGGCCGGCAGGGTCGTGACCCGCTGGACGATCCGCTCGCCGGTGAGCCCACCGTCTCCACCTACCACTCGTACGCGGGGCGGATCGTCTCCGAGCACGGGCTGCGGGCTGGTTACGAGCCGTCCACCCGGTTGCTCACCGAGGCGTCCCGCTGGCAGTTGGTCGACCTGCTGGTGCGTAACTACGACGGCGACATGTCCGAGGTGGACCGGATGCCGAGCACCATCACCGACGCGGTGCTGGCGCTGGCGGGGGAGCTGGACGAGCACCTGGTCGCGCCGGACCAGTTGGCGGCCTGGACCGGTCGGTTCTTCGCCGAGGTGCAGTCCCGGCCGGGTCGGGTGTACGCCGACGTGCGCAAGGCGCTCACCCTGCAGCAGACCCGGCTGCGACTGCTGCCGCTGGTGCGGGCGTACGCCCGGCGCAAGGAGGACTTCGAGGCGATGGACTTCGCCGACCAGCTCGCGCGGGCGGCTCGGGTGGCCCGGGATCACCCGGCGGTCGGCGAGGTCGAGCGGGACCGTTTCCGGGTGGTGCTGCTCGACGAGTACCAGGACACCAGCCACGCCCAGGTGGTGCTGCTCAACGCGCTGTTCGGCGGCGGGCACCCGGTGACCGCGGTGGGCGACCCGTGCCAGTCGATCTACGGCTGGCGGGGGGCCAGCGCGGGCACCCTGGACCGGTTCCCCACCGAGTTCGCCCGCGTCGACGGCCAGCCGGCCCCGGCGCTGGGGCTCACCACGAGCTGGCGCAACCGCCCGGAGATCCTGCGGGTGGCGAACGCGCTGTCGACTCCGTTGCGGGCGGCGGGCGCCCGGGTGCCGGAGCTGCGCTCCGCGCTGACCGTCCGGGACCCGATCCCGCACCGCAGCCCCGGCGGCGCCGCGGGCGGCACGGTGCACTGCGCGATGCTGACGACGTACGCCGACGAGGCGGACTGGATCGCCGACAGTGTGCTCGCCGCCTGGCGTGGTGCGGCCCGGATGCCGGGCGCCGCTCCCGAGCACATCCCGGTGGCGCAGCGCCCGACCACTGCCGTGCTGGTCCGGGTCCGCAGCCAGATCCCGGCGATCGAGTCGGCGCTGCGCGAGCGCGGCCTCCCGGTGGAGGTGGTCGGGCTGGGCGGCCTGCTCGACACCCCCGAGGTGCGTGACGTGGTCTGCACGCTGCGGGTACTGGCCGACCCGACCGACGGTGCCGCGCTGCTGCGGTTGCTCACCGGTGCCCGTTGGCGGATCGGGCCGCGTGATCTGGTGGCGTTGCACCGACGGGCTCGGGCCATCGCCAACGCCCGGCGGCAGTTGGCCGCCGACGACACCTCGGAGATCACCCCTGACCTGCTGGACGAGGCGACCCTGGTGGAGGCGCTGGCCGATCTCGGGCCGGCGCAGGCGTACTCGGCGGAGGGTTTTGCGCGGCTGCGCGCGTACGGCATGGAACTGGCGCTGTTGCGCTACCGGCTGGACCAGGCCCTGCCGGATCTGATCGCGGACATCGAGCGGACCATCGGCCTGGACGTGGAGGTCGCGGTGCGGGCCGGCCGGGACGGCGCCGGCGACGCCGGCCTGGCCCGGGGCCACCTGGACGCGCTCGGTGACGTGGCCGCCCGGTTCAGCGGGGAGACGCCGGGCGCGACCCTGTCCGGCTTCCTGTCCTACCTGGCCGCCGCCGAGGACGAGGAGCGCGGTCTGGCGCCGGGCGAGGTCGAGGTGGTGGAGGGCGCGGTGCAGGTGGTCACCGCGCACGCCGCCAAGGGCCTGGAGTGGGACGTGGTGGCGGTGGCCGGGCTGAGCCGTGGGCTGTGGCCGGGGCCGGTACGCAACTCCGACCACTGGTTGGGCGGGCTGGGCGTGTTGCCGTTCCCGCTGCGTGGTGACGCCGACGGGTTGCCCGAGTTGGCGCTCGACGAGGCGGCCGACCAGCGGGCGGTGGCGCGGGCGGTGACCGACTTCACCGACGCGTGGCGGGCCCACGACGAGCGGGAGGAGCGCCGGCTGACCTACGTGGCGGTCACCCGACCGCGTCGGCTGCTGCTGTGCTCGGGCTACTGGTGGGGTGAGGGCACGAAGCGACCGCGAGGTCCGTCGGTCTTCCTGTGCGAGATCTACGACGCCTGCCTCGACGGCGGGCCGGGGCACCTGATCGACGCGTGGGCGCCGGAGCCGACCCCGGATGCGACGAACCCCACCGCCGAGGTGGTGCTCCGCGCCGAGTGGCCGGCCGACCCACTGGGCGGCCGCCGGCCGGCGTTGGCCGAGGCGGCCGGGCTGGTGCGCCGTCTGATGACCGATGGCCCGATCTCGGTGGTTGCCGAGCCGGTGGGGTCGGTGGACGCCGGGCCGATGGTGTCGGTCGAGCCGGCGGTGGACCCGGAGGTGGCGCGCTGGCAGCGCGAGGCGGACCTGCTGCTGGCCGAGCGGGCCGAGCTGACCCGGCTCTCCGGTGCGGTCGAGGTGGCCCTGCCCGGGCAGTTGAGCGTCACTCAGTTGGTCGCGTTGCGACGCGATCCGTCGGCCCTGGCCCGTACGCTGCGCCGCCCGGTGCCGACCGAGCCCAACCCGTACGCCCGCCGAGGCACCGCATTCCACGCCTGGTTGGAGCAGCGCTTCGGGGCGGATCGCCTGCTGGACCTGGACGAACTGCCCGGTGCGGCCGACGCGGATGCCGCGCCCGACGAGGCGCTGGTCGAGCTCCAGGAGCGGTTCCTGGCCAGCGAGTGGGCCGACCGGTCACCGGTGGAGGTGGAGGTGCCGTTCGCCACGGTGATCGCCGGGGTGGTGGTGCGGGGGCGGATGGACGCGGTCTTCGCCCGGCCGGGTGGGCGGTTCGACGTGGTCGACTGGAAGACCGGGGCGCAACCCGCCGGGCCGGCGGCGGAGGTGGCCGCCGTGCAGTTGGCCGTGTACCGGCTGGCCTGGGCGGATCTGGCCGGCGTGCCGGTCGACCGGGTGGGCGCGGCGTTCCATTACGTCCGTCATGGGGTGACCGTCCGGCCCGCCGACCTGCTGGACGTGACAGGGCTCACGGCCATGATCGCCCAGTTGCCCGAAGATTCCGCCCAACATTGA